The Engystomops pustulosus chromosome 1, aEngPut4.maternal, whole genome shotgun sequence genome has a window encoding:
- the LOC140132573 gene encoding uncharacterized protein translates to MYTMRGASTISLFFSLCFIAPPAQGARAELGLYPQDEIRLLSEGLLQIGSGLKREFNHTKHQIKSIFQQLNHFNTSLAKLSGQVNQATKLGEELDQKTRNFEDNAKLYEMLADISEELVKLKEEEASLDNKIKPLESKIQSVLEKRNERESVLNTSDILASIERQNMQILSLQATVDSHQAKINSQEAKIQRLQKKANSRKTKSKKRRNLGAPENSQL, encoded by the exons ATGTACACAATGAGAGGTGCTAGCACAATCTCTCTGTTTTTCTCATTGTGCTTTATAgcaccaccagctcagggtgccCGTGCAGAATTGGGCTTATACCCTCAAGATGAAATCAGGCTACTTTCTGAAGGTCTTCTCCAGATTGGGTCAGGATTAAAAAGGGAATTCAACCATACAAAGCATCAGATCAAAAGTATTTTCCAGCAATTGAATCATTTCAATACATCCCTGGCAAAACTGTCTGGGCAAGTCAATCAAGCGACTAAACTTGGAGAAGAACTGGACCAAAAAACAAGAAACTTTGAAGATAATGCTAAGTTGTATGAAATGCTTGCAGATATTTCTGAAGAACTAGTCAAGCTAAAGGAAGAAGAAGCCTCTTTGGACAACAAGATCAAACCTTTAGAAAGCAAGATCCAATCTGTCCTGGAAAAAAGGAATGAGAGGGAATCTGTTCTCAACACATCAGATATTTTG GCATCTATTGAAAGGCAAAACATGCAAATACTTTCCCTTCAAGCAACAGTGGACAGTCACCAAGCCAAAATCAATTCCCAGGAAGCTAAGATTCAGAGATTACAAAAGAAG GCAAACTCAAGGAAGACAAAGTCCAAAAAAAGACGCAACCTAGGTGCTCCAGAGAACAGTCAACTGTGA